One region of Duncaniella freteri genomic DNA includes:
- a CDS encoding NAD-dependent epimerase/dehydratase family protein yields the protein MPKKVLIVGAGGFIGGFIAAESLRRGYETWCGVRESTSRRYLTDPALRFITLDYDNPERLAEQLKGHQWDHIVYNLGATKCVNFMDFNRINYCYLRDFVDTLTDVGALPERMVYMSSLSAIGPGDEKNYTPLNGDSIPCPNTRYGLSKIKAETYLQSLPKEFPWIILRPTGVYGPHEQDYLMMIKSIDSHFDFGVGMRKQMLTFIYVEDLARAIFDALEKAPLHRKYIISEPRAYTQKEFRRIVSKALGRKLVIPVRLPLWALSAACKISEKWGAAKMKAVTLNTDKYKIMSQRNWSCDVNPAITDFGFSPKVDLEEGIRLTVEAYKGSKQAH from the coding sequence ATGCCAAAGAAAGTACTTATAGTAGGAGCCGGAGGCTTCATAGGAGGTTTCATAGCCGCCGAATCTCTCCGCCGCGGATACGAAACATGGTGCGGAGTCCGCGAATCCACCTCGCGCCGTTACCTCACCGATCCTGCCCTGCGATTCATCACTCTCGACTATGACAACCCCGAGCGTCTCGCCGAGCAGCTCAAAGGACACCAGTGGGACCACATAGTCTACAACCTTGGGGCGACGAAGTGTGTCAACTTCATGGATTTCAACCGCATCAACTACTGCTATCTGCGCGATTTCGTAGATACTCTCACCGATGTCGGAGCCCTCCCCGAACGGATGGTCTACATGTCGTCACTCTCAGCCATAGGTCCCGGCGACGAAAAGAACTACACTCCGCTCAACGGCGACAGCATCCCATGCCCTAACACTCGTTACGGACTCTCAAAAATCAAGGCAGAGACTTATCTCCAATCTCTCCCAAAGGAATTTCCCTGGATAATACTGCGCCCTACAGGGGTGTACGGTCCACACGAACAGGACTACCTGATGATGATAAAAAGCATCGATTCCCATTTCGACTTCGGTGTCGGGATGCGCAAGCAGATGCTCACGTTCATATATGTCGAGGATCTGGCACGAGCCATATTCGACGCTCTCGAAAAGGCTCCGCTCCACCGTAAATACATCATATCCGAGCCAAGGGCATACACCCAGAAAGAATTCAGGCGCATAGTATCCAAAGCCCTCGGCAGGAAGCTGGTCATCCCGGTCCGCCTGCCTCTATGGGCTCTGTCGGCAGCTTGCAAGATAAGCGAGAAATGGGGTGCAGCCAAGATGAAAGCCGTCACCCTCAACACCGACAAGTACAAGATCATGTCGCAACGCAACTGGTCATGCGATGTCAACCCTGCGATAACCGATTTCGGATTTAGTCCGAAAGTAGATCTCGAAGAGGGAATACGCCTCACAGTCGAAGCCTATAAGGGCTCAAAACAAGCACACTGA
- the aroQ gene encoding type II 3-dehydroquinate dehydratase, with translation MKILIINGPNLNLLGTREPDIYGSRTFESYLRELREMLDGDEVEYFQSNHEGDIIDALHRADCDGIVLNAGAYTHTSLAIADAIKAIQIPVIEVHISNVASREPIRHTSLIAPVCLGSIAGFGLTSYFLAAQAIIMNPDR, from the coding sequence ATGAAAATACTTATAATCAACGGCCCGAATCTCAATCTGCTCGGCACACGCGAGCCTGACATCTACGGCTCCCGCACATTCGAATCATATCTACGCGAACTCCGCGAGATGCTTGATGGAGATGAGGTTGAGTATTTCCAGTCCAACCACGAGGGCGACATCATCGACGCTCTCCATCGCGCCGACTGCGACGGCATAGTGCTCAATGCCGGAGCCTACACCCACACATCGCTTGCCATAGCCGATGCCATAAAGGCTATACAGATACCTGTGATAGAAGTACACATCTCCAATGTAGCTTCACGAGAACCCATACGCCACACATCTCTCATAGCTCCTGTGTGCCTGGGGTCCATCGCCGGATTCGGTCTGACCTCCTACTTCCTGGCTGCCCAGGCTATAATCATGAACCCTGACCGATAA
- a CDS encoding O-methyltransferase, with protein MDSIDNDYILSHISPEPDHLYRLYRRTHLNHLYPRMCSGHLQGRMLAMIVSMIKPHRVLELGTFTGYSALCLAETLPEGGEIHTVEIDDEMEDELTELFSTSPGGDRVKLHIGDALQLIPAINEEWDLVYIDANKRDYIAYIDLLLPRMRPGSFIIADNTLWDGKVFDTATHRDPQTLGLDAFNTYVASHPRLASVILPLRDGLTLIRVE; from the coding sequence ATGGACTCAATAGACAACGACTATATACTCAGCCATATCTCTCCGGAGCCTGATCACCTCTACCGTCTCTACCGTCGCACACATCTCAACCATCTCTATCCGCGCATGTGTTCCGGACATCTACAGGGACGCATGCTCGCAATGATCGTGTCAATGATCAAGCCCCACCGGGTGCTCGAACTGGGGACATTCACAGGCTATTCCGCTCTCTGCCTTGCCGAGACTCTTCCTGAAGGCGGAGAGATACATACTGTGGAAATCGACGACGAAATGGAGGATGAACTCACCGAGCTCTTCTCCACCTCGCCCGGAGGAGACCGCGTAAAGCTCCACATAGGGGACGCCTTGCAGCTTATACCGGCTATCAACGAAGAATGGGACCTCGTGTACATAGATGCCAACAAGCGCGACTATATCGCCTATATCGATCTACTGCTGCCCCGCATGCGCCCCGGCTCATTCATTATCGCCGACAATACCCTATGGGACGGCAAAGTGTTCGACACAGCCACTCACCGCGACCCTCAGACTCTCGGACTGGACGCTTTCAATACCTATGTGGCATCCCATCCGCGCCTTGCATCAGTGATACTGCCTCTACGCGACGGTCTCACACTCATCCGAGTAGAATAA
- the gdhA gene encoding NADP-specific glutamate dehydrogenase, giving the protein MDINNILSGLEAKHPGEKEYLQAVKEVLICVEDVYNQHPEFEKAKIIERMVEPDRIVTFRVTWIDDKGEVQNNIGYRVQFNNAIGPYKGGIRFHASVNLSILKFLGFEQTFKNALTTLPMGGAKGGSDFSPRGKSEAEIMRFCQAFILCLWKNLGPDRDVPAGDIGVGGREVGYMYGMYKKLVNECTGTFTGKGMEFGGSRIRPEATGFGALYFVQNMLAKRNDSIEGKRVAVSGFGNVAWGATLKATQLGAKVVTISGPDGYIYDPEGISGEKIDYMLYLRATGEDIVAPYAEKYPEATFFPGRKPWEQKVDIALPCATQNEVNGEDAKLLVENGVEIVAEVSNMGCTPEAIDTFISNRVVYAPGKAVNAGGVATSGLEMSQNAEHLQWSAQEVDDRLHEIMSNIHTQCVEHGTEPDGFINYMKGANIAGFMKVANAMLGQGII; this is encoded by the coding sequence ATGGATATTAACAATATTCTTAGTGGTCTTGAAGCCAAGCATCCTGGGGAAAAGGAATATCTTCAGGCTGTCAAGGAAGTGCTCATCTGTGTAGAAGACGTCTACAACCAGCACCCCGAATTCGAAAAAGCTAAAATCATCGAGCGTATGGTCGAGCCTGACCGTATCGTCACTTTCCGCGTCACCTGGATTGACGACAAGGGCGAGGTTCAGAACAATATCGGCTATCGCGTTCAGTTCAATAATGCTATCGGCCCATACAAGGGCGGTATCCGTTTCCACGCTTCAGTTAATCTCTCTATCCTCAAGTTCCTCGGATTCGAGCAGACATTCAAGAATGCTCTTACCACACTCCCGATGGGTGGTGCCAAGGGTGGTAGCGACTTCTCTCCCCGCGGCAAGAGCGAGGCTGAGATCATGCGTTTCTGCCAGGCGTTCATCCTCTGCTTGTGGAAGAACCTCGGTCCTGACCGCGATGTGCCCGCAGGTGACATCGGCGTAGGCGGACGTGAAGTAGGCTACATGTATGGCATGTACAAGAAGCTTGTCAACGAATGCACAGGCACATTCACCGGCAAGGGCATGGAGTTTGGCGGTTCACGCATCCGTCCCGAGGCTACCGGTTTCGGCGCGCTCTATTTCGTTCAGAACATGCTCGCCAAGCGCAATGACTCTATCGAGGGCAAGCGTGTGGCAGTGTCAGGTTTCGGCAATGTGGCATGGGGCGCAACCCTCAAGGCTACCCAGCTCGGAGCAAAGGTTGTCACCATCTCCGGTCCTGACGGCTATATCTATGATCCCGAAGGCATCTCAGGCGAGAAGATCGATTATATGCTCTATCTCCGCGCCACAGGCGAGGATATCGTAGCTCCTTATGCAGAGAAGTATCCTGAGGCTACTTTCTTCCCCGGTCGCAAGCCTTGGGAGCAGAAGGTTGACATTGCTCTTCCTTGCGCTACTCAGAACGAGGTGAACGGCGAGGATGCAAAATTGCTCGTTGAGAACGGCGTAGAGATCGTAGCTGAGGTTTCCAACATGGGCTGTACACCTGAGGCTATCGACACATTCATCTCCAACCGCGTAGTCTATGCTCCCGGCAAGGCTGTTAACGCAGGTGGTGTTGCTACTTCAGGTCTTGAGATGAGCCAGAACGCCGAGCATCTCCAGTGGAGCGCACAGGAGGTTGACGACCGTCTCCACGAGATCATGAGCAATATCCACACTCAGTGTGTAGAGCATGGCACAGAGCCCGACGGCTTCATCAACTATATGAAGGGTGCCAACATCGCCGGCTTCATGAAGGTTGCCAACGCTATGCTCGGTCAGGGTATCATCTAA
- a CDS encoding DUF362 domain-containing protein: MAYVITDTCISCGACAAVCPTESISEGAEHYEINPDTCIDCGACEAECPTGSIHPGE; this comes from the coding sequence ATGGCTTACGTAATCACTGACACCTGCATCTCCTGCGGAGCTTGTGCAGCTGTTTGCCCCACCGAGTCAATCTCAGAGGGTGCTGAGCACTATGAAATCAACCCCGATACCTGTATCGATTGCGGTGCATGCGAGGCTGAGTGCCCCACCGGCTCAATCCACCCCGGAGAATAA
- a CDS encoding MFS transporter: MSSKISPASERAQKMTNFRWVICGLLFLATTVNYMDRQVLSLTWKDFIAPEFHWTDNDYGTITAVFSIIYAVANLFAGRFIDWMGTKKGYLWAIGVWSAGACAHALCGWATECTLGLHGAAELVGATGAVASTIAITSVYYFIAARIILGIGEAGNFPAAVKVTAEYFPKRDRAYSTSIFNAGATIGALLAPVSIPPMARFFQGMGVGNGWEMAFVVIGGLGFIWMGLWMFLYKKPASNPRVNAAELEYIEQDSQDAGETPRQEAEKEDSGKDVIPFGKCFKYPQTWAVIAGKGLTDGVWWFFLFWIPAYISDVYGFASDTSTAMTLIFVLYAITMLSIYGGKLPTIIMDKNPQLDPYSARMRAMFIFALFPLLALLAQPLGNFSYWWPTIIIGIAGAAHQSWSANIYSVVGDMFPKSTIATIIGIGGMAGGVGSFLINKGSGMLFTHAAETNMQFMGFEGKPAGYFIIFCVCGIAYLLAWTIMKILVPKQKPVLP, translated from the coding sequence ATGAGTTCTAAAATCTCACCGGCGTCGGAGAGGGCTCAGAAAATGACCAATTTCCGTTGGGTCATATGCGGGCTGCTTTTCCTCGCTACAACGGTCAACTATATGGACCGTCAGGTGCTTTCCCTTACATGGAAGGATTTTATCGCACCTGAATTCCATTGGACCGACAATGACTACGGCACCATCACTGCTGTATTCTCCATAATCTATGCTGTGGCGAATCTCTTTGCCGGTCGTTTCATCGACTGGATGGGTACCAAGAAGGGTTACTTGTGGGCTATCGGAGTATGGTCGGCAGGAGCGTGTGCCCATGCTCTCTGTGGCTGGGCTACCGAGTGTACCTTAGGTCTGCACGGTGCTGCTGAACTGGTGGGTGCCACCGGGGCTGTAGCCTCTACCATAGCCATAACATCCGTGTACTATTTCATCGCAGCACGTATAATACTCGGCATCGGTGAGGCTGGCAATTTCCCTGCCGCTGTAAAGGTGACAGCCGAATATTTCCCCAAGCGTGACCGTGCATACTCGACATCCATATTCAATGCCGGAGCCACTATCGGAGCTCTCCTTGCTCCTGTATCCATTCCTCCTATGGCTCGCTTCTTCCAGGGCATGGGTGTCGGTAACGGATGGGAGATGGCGTTTGTCGTTATCGGCGGACTCGGATTTATATGGATGGGACTCTGGATGTTCCTGTACAAGAAACCGGCAAGCAATCCCAGGGTGAATGCTGCCGAGCTTGAGTATATCGAGCAGGACAGCCAGGATGCCGGTGAGACTCCGCGTCAGGAGGCTGAGAAGGAGGACTCCGGTAAGGATGTCATTCCTTTCGGCAAGTGCTTCAAGTATCCTCAGACATGGGCCGTGATTGCAGGCAAGGGATTGACTGACGGTGTGTGGTGGTTCTTCCTGTTCTGGATTCCCGCATACATCTCCGATGTGTATGGTTTCGCCTCAGATACCTCGACAGCCATGACTCTTATCTTTGTGCTTTATGCCATCACGATGCTGTCGATATATGGAGGCAAGCTCCCGACTATCATTATGGATAAGAATCCTCAGCTCGATCCTTACTCGGCACGTATGCGTGCGATGTTTATCTTTGCATTGTTCCCGCTTCTTGCTCTTCTCGCACAGCCTCTTGGAAACTTCTCCTACTGGTGGCCTACAATCATCATAGGTATTGCCGGAGCTGCGCATCAGTCATGGTCTGCCAACATCTATTCAGTGGTTGGTGACATGTTCCCCAAATCGACCATCGCTACCATCATCGGTATCGGCGGTATGGCAGGTGGTGTAGGCTCATTCCTCATCAACAAAGGATCGGGAATGCTCTTCACTCATGCGGCGGAGACCAACATGCAGTTCATGGGATTCGAGGGCAAGCCGGCAGGCTATTTCATCATCTTCTGTGTTTGCGGCATCGCTTATCTGCTTGCCTGGACCATCATGAAGATACTCGTTCCGAAGCAGAAGCCTGTTCTTCCCTAA
- the uxaC gene encoding glucuronate isomerase, translating into MKPFMDENFLLQTETAQKLYHEHAAKMPIIDYHCHLIPKMVADDHRFKSITEIWLGGDHYKWRAMRSNGVDERFCTGADTTDWEKFQKWAETVPYTFRNPLYHWTHLELKTAFGIDKLLNPETAREIFDECNDKLLNDPGMTARGLMRRYNVETVCTTDDPVDSLEYHKQVRESGFEIKMLPTWRPDKAMAVEVPAEFRAYVEKLAEVSGVNISKFQDMIDALQKRHDFFEEMGCRLSDHGIEEFYAADYTDEEINAIFDKVYGGKQLTAEEIDKFKSAMMIVFGEMDYNSGWTQQFHYGAIRNNNTKMFKLLGPDTGFDSIGEFNTAKSCARYLDKLNTRGKLTKTILYNLNPCANEVIATMLGNFQDGTVAGKIQFGSGWWFLDQKDGMQKQMNALSLLGLLSRFVGMLTDSRSFLSYPRHEYFRRTLCNLVGTDIENGEIPYTGYEEKRVNQMIEDICYNNAKNYFKF; encoded by the coding sequence ATGAAACCATTTATGGACGAAAACTTCCTGTTGCAGACCGAGACTGCACAGAAGCTATATCATGAGCATGCAGCAAAAATGCCCATTATCGACTACCATTGCCATCTCATACCGAAGATGGTAGCCGATGACCACCGTTTCAAGTCAATAACAGAGATATGGCTCGGAGGCGACCACTATAAGTGGCGTGCAATGCGCAGCAACGGAGTGGACGAGCGTTTCTGCACAGGTGCTGATACCACTGACTGGGAGAAGTTCCAGAAGTGGGCTGAGACAGTGCCTTACACTTTCCGTAATCCGCTGTACCATTGGACTCACCTTGAACTGAAGACCGCATTCGGTATCGATAAACTTCTCAATCCCGAGACTGCACGTGAGATATTTGACGAGTGTAATGACAAGCTCCTTAACGATCCAGGCATGACAGCTCGCGGGCTTATGCGCCGTTATAATGTGGAGACAGTCTGCACCACCGATGATCCCGTTGATTCACTTGAGTATCATAAGCAGGTGCGCGAAAGCGGTTTCGAGATTAAGATGCTTCCTACCTGGCGTCCCGACAAGGCTATGGCTGTGGAGGTCCCTGCCGAGTTCCGTGCATATGTCGAGAAGCTTGCTGAGGTATCAGGCGTGAACATATCCAAGTTCCAGGATATGATCGATGCCCTTCAGAAGCGTCACGACTTCTTCGAGGAGATGGGTTGCCGTCTTTCTGACCACGGTATAGAGGAATTCTATGCTGCTGATTACACTGATGAAGAGATCAATGCGATTTTCGATAAGGTGTATGGAGGCAAACAGCTCACCGCAGAGGAGATCGACAAGTTCAAGAGCGCGATGATGATTGTGTTTGGCGAGATGGACTACAATTCAGGCTGGACCCAGCAGTTCCACTACGGAGCTATCCGCAACAACAACACCAAGATGTTCAAGCTGCTCGGTCCTGACACCGGTTTTGACTCTATAGGCGAATTCAATACCGCCAAGAGCTGTGCCAGGTATCTCGACAAGCTCAACACCCGAGGCAAGCTCACAAAGACAATTCTTTATAATCTCAATCCCTGTGCCAACGAGGTTATCGCTACTATGCTCGGCAACTTCCAGGACGGCACTGTGGCAGGAAAGATCCAGTTTGGCTCCGGATGGTGGTTCCTTGACCAGAAGGACGGCATGCAGAAGCAGATGAACGCACTATCACTCCTTGGACTGCTCAGCCGCTTTGTGGGTATGCTCACCGATTCACGCTCATTCCTTTCCTATCCCCGCCATGAGTATTTCCGCCGTACCCTCTGTAACCTTGTGGGCACTGATATCGAGAATGGAGAGATACCCTACACCGGTTATGAGGAGAAGCGCGTGAACCAGATGATCGAGGATATCTGCTACAACAACGCAAAAAATTACTTTAAATTCTAA